The following coding sequences lie in one Carcharodon carcharias isolate sCarCar2 chromosome 35, sCarCar2.pri, whole genome shotgun sequence genomic window:
- the LOC121272793 gene encoding trichohyalin-like, which translates to MGDNQEGERVKEGLAPQEEGKMEGKNEQSEAKKEQEEEAEKSVQDNKVESEEVEQAEDNAEGKKDEANAKGEGEKTDVAEKEEETKESKEDNKEGEGIENEKGAKGIEEEKQDKEKEEEQEVKEERVAAEETEQKEGQPKVGEEEKPAEEEKAAEEGKLAEEEKAAEEGKLAEEEKPTEEEKAAEEGKPAEGEKVGEEEKPTEEEKEGGEEKVGEEEKLAEEEKPTEEEKAAEEGKPTEEEKPAEGEKVGEEEKAAEEEKAAEEEKPAEEEKLAEGEKVGEEEKPAEEEKAAEEGKPTEEEKPAEGEKVGEEEKAAEEEKAAEEEKPAEEEKLAEGEKPAEGEKVGEEEKPTEEEKPAEGEKVGEEEKVGEEEKPAEGEKVGEEEKPTEEEKPAEGEKVGEEEKPAEEEKVGEEEKPAEEEKVGEEEKPAEEEKVGEEEKPTEEEKPAEGEKKVGEEEKPAEEEKVGEEEKLAEEEKVGEEEKPAEEEKVGEEEKPAEEEKVGEEEKPAEEEKPAEGEKVGEEEKPAEEEKLTEEEKPAEEEKVGEEKPAEEEKAAEEEMLMEEEKVGEEEKPAEEEKVGEEEKPAEEEKLAEEEKKVGEEEKLAEEEQLAEGEKVGEEEQLPGAKKVSKEEKLGEEEKPAEEEKVAEEEQPAEGEKVAEEEKAAEEEKLAEEEKPAEEWKVGGEEKPAQEEKPAEEDRPAEEEKVAEEEKPAEGEQPVEGEKLAEEEQLAEEWKVGGEEKPAEEEKPAEEERPAEEEKAAEEEKPAEEERPAEEEKAAEEEKPVEEEKPVEEEKPAEEERVGEEEKVAEEAMPAEEEKPAEEEKPAEEEKAGEGEKAGEEEKPAEEETPLVEKSEEGEEKGKDKEGAEKHDKIEIVDQEKEEKMEEKGPEDEEKAVEETEKVEQEVEAAEEEIATEEEKAVEEEEKPAEEVGEEEKPAEEVGEEEKPAEEVGEEEKPAEEVGEEEKPAEEVGEEEKPAEEVGEEEKPAEEVGEEEKPAEEVGEEEKPAEEVGEEEKPAEEVGEEEKPAEEVGEEEKPAEEVGEEEKPAEEVGEEEKPAEEVGKEEKPAEEVGEEEKPA; encoded by the exons ATGGGGGATAaccaggagggagagagggtgaaggagggtCTGGCACCACAGGAGGAGGGGAAGATGGAGGGCAAAAACGAGCAAAGTGAAGCAAAGAAGGAGCAGGAGGAAGAGGCGGAGAAATCGGTACAGGATAACAAGGTTGAGAGTGAAGAGGTGGAACAAGCTGAGGACAATGCTGAGGGCAAGAAGGATGAAGCAAATgccaagggggagggagagaaaacagaTGTGGCGGAAAAAGAGGAGGAaacaaaagagagcaaggaggacaataaggagggagaaggcaTAGAAAATGAGAAGGGGGCCAAGGGCATCGAGGAGGAGAAGCAAGACAAGGAGAAGGAAGAGGAGCAAGAAGTGAAGGAAGAAAGAGTGGCCGCGGAAGAGACGGAGCAGAAAGAAGGGCAGCCa aaagtgggagaggaagagaagccAGCAGAGGAAGAGAAAGCAGCAGAGGAAGGGAAGCTGGCAGAGGAAGAGAAAGCAGCAGAGGAAGGGAAGCTGGCAGAGGAAGAGAAGCCGACAGAGGAAGAGAAAGCAGCAGAGGAAGGGAAGccggcagagggagagaaagtgggagaggaagagaagccgacagaggaagagaaagagggaggggaagagaaagtgggagaggaagagaagctAGCAGAGGAAGAGAAGCCGACAGAGGAAGAGAAAGCAGCAGAGGAAGGGAAGCCGACAGAGGAAGAGAAGccggcagagggagagaaagtgggagaggaagagaaagcaGCAGAGGAAGAGAAAGCAGCAGAGGAAGAGAAGCCAGCAGAGGAAGAGAAGctggcagagggagagaaagtgggagaggaagagaagccAGCAGAGGAAGAGAAAGCAGCAGAGGAAGGGAAGCCGACAGAGGAAGAGAAGccggcagagggagagaaagtgggagaggaagagaaagcaGCAGAGGAAGAGAAAGCAGCAGAGGAAGAGAAGCCAGCAGAGGAAGAGAAGctggcagagggagagaaa ccAGCAGAGGGAGaaaaagtgggagaggaagagaagccGACAGAGGAAGAGAAGCCGGCAGAGGGAGaaaaagtgggagaggaagagaaagtgggagaggaagagaagccAGCAGAGGGAGaaaaagtgggagaggaagagaagccGACAGAGGAAGAGAAGCCGGCAGAGGGAGaaaaagtgggagaggaagagaagccGGCAGAGGAAGaaaaagtgggagaggaagagaagccGGCAGAGGAAGAGAAAGTAGGAGAGGAAGAGAAGCCGGCAGAGGAAGaaaaagtgggagaggaagagaagccGACAGAGGAAGAGAAGCCGGCAGAGGGAGaaaaa aaagtaggagaggAAGAGAAGCCGGCAGAGGAAGAGAAAGTAGGAGAGGAAGAGAAGCTGGCAGAGGAAGAGAAAGTAGGAGAGGAAGAGAAGCCGGCAGAGGAAGaaaaagtgggagaggaagagaagccGGCAGAGGAAGAGAAAGTAGGAGAGGAAGAGAAGCCGGCAGAGGAAGAGAAGCCGGCAGAGGGAGaaaaagtgggagaggaagaaaaGCCGGCAGAGGAAGAGAAGCTGACAGAGGAAGAGAAGCCAGCAGAggaagagaaagtgggagaagAGAAGCCGGCAGAGGAAGAGAAAGCGGCAGAGGAAGAAATGCTGATGGAGGAAGAGAAAGTAGGAGAGGAAGAGAAGCCGGCAGAggaagagaaagtgggagaggaagagaagccGGCAGAGGAAGAGAAGCTGGCAGAggaagagaaa aaagtgggagaggaagagaagctGGCAGAGGAAGAGCAGCTGGCagaaggagagaaagtgggagaggaagaaCAGCTGCCAGGGGCAAAGAAAGTGTCAAAGGAAGAGAAACTGGGTGAAGAAGAGAAGCCAGCAGAGGAAGAGAAAGTGGCAGAAGAAGAGCAGCCAGCAGAAGGAGAGAAAGTGGCAGAGGAAGAGAAAGCAGCAGAGGAAGAGAAGCTGGCAGAGGAAGAGAAGCCGGCAGAAGAATGGAaagtgggaggggaagagaagCCGGCACAGGAAGAGAAGCCAGCAGAGGAAGACAGACCAGCAGAGGAAGAGAAAGTGGCAGAGGAAGAGAAGCCGGCAGAAGGAGAGCAGCCGGTAGAGGGAGAGAAGCTGGCAGAGGAAGAGCAGCTGGCAGAAGAATGGAaagtgggaggggaagagaagCCGGCAGAGGAAGAGAAGCCAGCAGAGGAAGAGAGACCAGCAGAGGAAGAGAAAGCGGCAGAGGAAGAGAAGCCGGCAGAGGAAGAGAGGCCAGCAGAGGAAGAGAAAGCAGCAGAGGAAGAGAAGCCTGTGGAGGAAGAGAAGCCGGTTGAGGAAGAGAAGCCGGCAGAGGAGGAGAGGGTGGGCGAGGAAGAGAAGGTGGCAGAGGAAGCAATGCCGGCAGAGGAAGAGAAGCCGGCAGAGGAAGAGAAGCCAGCAGAGGAAGAgaaagcgggagagggagagaaagcaggagaggAGGAGAAGCCGGCAGAggaggagaca CCATTGGTGGAGAAGAGTGAAGAGGGGGAagaaaaaggcaaagataaaGAGGGAGCAGAGAAACATGATAAAATAGAGATAGTGGACcaagaaaaagaagaaaagatGGAGGAGAAAGGGCCAGAAGATGAGGAGAAGGCTGTAGAGGAAACAGAGAAGGTAgagcaggaggtggaggcagcagaAGAAGAAATAGCAACGGAGGAAGAGAAAGCAGTGGAAGAA gaagaaaaGCCAGCAGAggaagtgggagaggaggagaagccagcagaggaagtgggagaggaggagaagccagcagaggaagtgggagaggaagagaagccagcagaggaagtgggagaggaggagaagccagcagaggaagtgggagaggaagagaagccagcagaggaagtgggagaggaagagaagccagcagaggaagtgggagaggaagaaaaGCCAGCAGaggaagtgggagaggaagagaagccagcagaggaagtgggagaggaagagaagccagcagaggaagtgggagaggaagagaagccagcagaggaagtgggagaggaagaaaaGCCAGCAGAggaagtgggagaggaggagaagccagcagaggaagtgggagaggaggagaagcCAGCAGAGGAAGTGGGAAAGGAAGAGAAGCCAGCAGAggaagtgggagaggaggagaagccagca